A segment of the Cotesia glomerata isolate CgM1 linkage group LG2, MPM_Cglom_v2.3, whole genome shotgun sequence genome:
GATATCCGGAGTCCTGATATATTTATCAGCGACATGTCACCACCGCGAACTCCCACAGTTCCCAAAACTCCGGAGATAAAAGTTCCGGGAATAATATCTGACCAGGAAATAGTGAGGAAGATGGACCGGCCAAAGACACCTGAGTTCAAGCCTCCAGATAGTTTGTTACCGAAGGACACGATGATTCCACCGGGAATACCGTTCCCGATATTTCCGCCGTTTCCTCCCGGCCCGGGGCTGATTCCGTACCCGATAAACCACCCGTTGATTCCAAGGATGCCTCTGCCGCAGCCGAGGCTGCTTTCGGAGCAGATCAAGGTTGAGCGGGAGAGAGAAATAGAGATTATTGAGGACGTTAAGCCGGCTCCGGTGGACTTGATGCCCATTAGGGGGATTATTAAGGTTGCGGAAAGTCTGCCTGCCCATCCTGTGGTGAAAATTGAGAAGCCTGATAAGAAGAAGAAGCATAAGGTTGATAAGAAAGACAAGGCTAAGAAGAAAAAGGAAAAGAAGGAAAAACACAGGGAAAAAACTGATAAGGAGAAGAAAGAAAAGCGCAAGGAGAAAAAGGAAAAGGAAAAGGAAGAAAAGGAAAAGGAGAAGAAGGAAGAAAAGGAGAAAGATAAGGAGAAGGAGAGAGATAAAGACAAGGAAGAAGTTATTCCTAAACTGACTCTCAAGGTCGACTCAATCGCGGTCAGACCTCCGACTCCGGAAAATCCGATTAAGAAAATCACTTTCAAGCCGTTACCGAAGAAAGTCGAAGAGCCCAAAGCTACTACTAGTCTGGCTATTTCTTCTCTGGTTAAGGAAAAACCTCTCAAGGAGAAGGTTAAAAAAGTTAAGTCGCCAAGTGATGCCAAGAAAGCCCTCAAGGCTGAAAAGGCAGCCGAAAAACATAAAGAAGTAGCTCCTGTTATTGCTGCTACTATTGTCGGTCCGGATGGCCAGCAGATTTGGATCTGTCCTACTTGTGGGAAGCAAGATGATGGAACTCCTATGATTGGTTGTGACGAGTGTGATGCTTGGTATCACTGGATTTGTATTGGCATGCATGTTCCTCCGGCTTCTAATGAGAACTGGTACTGCAGTTTTTGTATTGCGAAAAAGAATGAAGCCATTCCAgataaaaagaaacaaaagAAGAAAGTTAAGattaatgtgtaatttttttactgtcgAGAGGTATGAATTACAGTCGTGgtcattaatttaagtatgttttttaatattactggAAAATAGCCGTTTGTAAACTAGAACGTTTACTCTGATAGCCATCTCATACTATAACTTTCAGATAACCTAGTGCCGCGAATTATAGATAACTTGACGAAAAGTAGCtggcaataattttttatctactaGTTATCGTAAAGTTATGGTCAAACTTTACTTCAAAGAATTGTATTGAAACAATTGTCGTTAAGttaccgaaattttttattcaagttgaTTATAAGCTTATAGATaacttgtttttaaatatcggcacTATCTTATTGTCAACTTGTATATAAGGATGGGAATTTCTAGACTTGACGTTAATTTAACGATAACTTGTCTTTAAGTTTAGCGAGAAGAACTTAACTACAAGAACTTATAGTATGAGGTGGTTGTCAGGGTAAATTGGGAAATCAGTTGATAATGTCACTTGTGACATtagctgaaaataaaaaatgatatcaaTGAAATTAGCGAAATGGAAATTTAACCAAATATAAATTcagtcatttataaaatagcgaaaaacaaaaatctgTGGCTACGTTAATTTAGCCAATTCTTACGACAGAAACTTGTAAAATTAGCCGATTGTAAACTTTGAGAATTGTAAAATTAGCCGTTTCTAAATCTCTCGTAATTCTTGAACGGAACGACGGatcaaaaaacaatttgaGGCATCTAAAAGGACTTccataaatttagtttttctgaaaattagaccgacccattcaaaagttataagaaatttaaaaacggCTAATTTTACAATTCACAAAGTTTACACAAAGTTTCTGCAGTAAAAATTGGCTAAATTCACGTAGCCacagatttttgttttttgctaCTTTATAAATGACTGAATTTATATTTGGTGAAATTTCCACTccgctaattttattaaggaGTTAGGTGGATTTCAGAGGTTCAAAAAAAGggtatttttactttttgttttttagtatatacaatgatatattttatttaaaaaattcagcaTATCAAAGATACATATTTAAACAGtactttgtaaaatttttatttaaaaattccgaAAACTCAGCCGTTGGTACCTCATCTCCCTTGacgtctcaaaaaaaaaatgctcttCCCGTGAACAGCATAATTCATTATTGGTTCATCTAAAATCAAAAACCCAAACATATTTTGTTAGTACATAGATAAATCTCGTTATTGGACgaaggagaaaaaaaaaattttatttaaatttttgacagactgaaaaaaaaaaaacacattttttgGTCAAATTTTCACCATGTATTTgcttgaaaaaattagttgtaataaaaaaaaaaaatccttcgtcCAATAACGAGATTAATCCATGTACTAACGAAATATGTTTGGTTCTTTGATTTTAGATGAACCAATAATGAGTTATGCTGTCCAcggcaagaaaaaaattttttttgagacgtTAAGGGAGATGAGGCACCAACGGCTGAGTTTtcggaatttttaaataaaaattttacaaaatactGTTTAAATATGAATCATTGATATGctgaattgtttaaataaaatatatgattgtatatactaaaaaaaaaaaaaaaaaagtaaaaataccCTGAAATCCACCTAACCccttaatatcattttttatttgcgaCTAATTTTGCAAATGacattatcaattaatttttaaatttatagtttataagCGTTCGAGTTCACAAATGGATATTTTCCAGTAAACTTAAAAACATACTTGAATTAATGACCACGATTgtatatgtaaaaatattgtataggTAGTTTAGTGACTTTGATTTAAGATTGTTGGAATTATTTTGAGACCTAAGAAGCTgaattggaaaattaaaattctatttataatttgatttcttcaaattattgtaaattttttaataagtaaaacatattattgtaattttgttttttatgacACTTTAAATTGAACGAGTTGGAtacaatattgtttttttttaaataagaaaaattttttgtttaaatcaataaagttttttaaaaaatctagttgaatattttgagtaaaatttaacgactaatattttatttttaattataatattgaagtaattttttttttacttttgatcatttttttttattaaattacataataacaataaataataaaaaattaatataaaaaaaaaactttataattattaaactgttcaaaaaaaaattattgagaaatttttattaaaacacttgcaattattttatacaaaaaattatgcaattataaatagaaaaaaatttaacatattaaataaaattatttttaagtgcgaagaatttttatgacaaaataGCAGAGGTTTAAAATAGACCCAagtttaagaagaaataaaaaatttcaactgcAACcccttatatatattttattttattttatatcttttataagcatgtatttttttttttaattctacttCAATGGTTCTGGGCTCTCGAATCCATTTGAGCACCTGTTTATATTGCAGCCCGCGCCGACACATAAATCATCTGAGGAATGGACCTGGGTCTTTTATCACTGAGTCcaaataaacttaaaatcaTGAAAATATCCAAGAATTTTGTCGTATATTCTCTTCTACACTTGTGTCATGAAATTTTAGAAGAGATTAAACATATCTTTGcagcaaaattaaatttaaccaACGattaataagcaaaatttttttttaattataatctttGAGACaacaatgatttattattaagattttttaattactgtgTGAATTATAAACGTGAGAAAATTTTGCGCTTAAGATAATTACGAGAACAATATTCTTCTgtgtgtaaataattaaaaaaattttaacattataatttataataaataagataataataatgaagatgataataattgtaatcTTGACCGTTGGATCATTACATTTAATGTCATGGTGTGATGGTGCGAATAAGCTATCGTTAATTGTCAAAGAATAAACTTTCACAATTTGCATGTCATATCCGCGTCTCAAACTtgctatattattttttttttgtattataataaattctgCTActcatattttaatattaatttacataattttttttaatattagttatCTTCTTatgtgattttaattaattgtaatttaacttataatataaatttctttttcaattatttagaGATTTCTTCTTTAGGTCACTGTATAAAATTCTCACAGTAATTTTTGAAGACTTTTTACGaactttaaaagtaaaataataaataaatttaagaagaaaacaaattatcttaaaaataattgttttttgcttttttacgaacatataataataatctatattattaagagaataagcaaaattttctggccagtgtatttatgtgataaaatggatttttatggttaaatttggtattgtTGGAAAAGTTTTGACCTGGAATTGTGCATTTTCGAggtttcatataattctcaccaatagtcaactTATGGTGAtgagtatttaggctgcattcgaaaatgctctatctctagatacataattaagaaattaccttgtatcttgtgaactattgacatttttaaagatataagctcatctcgatgttacactcatcgagacctttcatttaaatacccacatcaatttttcatatattttatatatttatatatttcacaaataccatatatataaaatatataaaaaatgccatgtgggtactcaaataaaaggtctcgatgagtgtaacatcggaatgagcttatatcttcaaaaacgtcaatagttaagaaatgacattgtctcttgtcaactaatgatatttttaaagatataagctcatcccgatgttacacttatcaagacctttcatttgagtacccacatcaatttttcatatattttatatatatatatatatatatatatatatatgaaaaatatatcaaaatacatgtgggtactcaaatgaaagctcttgataagtctaacatcaggatgagcttatatctttaaaatatatattatatatatgtatatatgaaaaatatatcaaaaatgcatgtgggtactcaattgaaagctcttgatgaatgtaacatcgggatgagcttatatcattaaaaatgtcaatagttgacaagatacaatgtcatttcttaactattgacgtttttgaagatataagctcattccgatattacactcatcgagaccttttatttgagtacccacatggcattttttatatattttatatatatggtatttgtgaaatatataaatatataaaaatatgaaaaattgatgtgggtattcaaatgaaagctcttgatgaatgtaacatcaggatgagcttataagttcaaaaacgtcaatagttacaAAAGTACAGCGCagtttaacaaaagtcatcatttaatatagcaaaattttatttatttatagttcacaagtcgcGGCAGTCACAtggtgactgcaaggttgctagttattattatcattattattattattattattattattatcgcagatagcattaaataaataaaaaatatatttgatataaaaaatatcaaatgatcaaagtaaaaaaaaaataaataaaaaaagaggaTGGACAGACCGATTAGTAACGCTTACCCAACATAATAAGAGAAAAATGGTGGTCGAATTATTTGAAACGGTACATCgactacaataaaaatattttttttattataaattatagtaaCCATAACTGAATATTAATTCTCCACAATATTATacacatataatatatatcttCTCCAATGATCTGCGGGGTTCCGATTTTATTGTcctcattatttttatctgataaaaataatatacaaatcgatttttattttaataataataaaccgGCTTCACTTAATAAAAGCTAGTCTTATTAGAGagttatatatatgttatatattagagagttatatatttattctcttatgtttaaaaatatgtcaaaatatATACCCAATGTTTGAtagagaagaaaaaatacgtgggaatcttatttaaatattttccacTTGATTTTCTTGTGGTTTTCGTTACGTGggatgttttattttattttattgtaaatatgagaaatttttttttgaattttaccAGATTCTTCAATTCATTTGAATAACACtggaatattttttctaatttacatttgtttatttacataataataCCGCTggtaaattatatataattgtagaCAATGCACGGCCTTGTTCAGGTAAAGTGTATCATATTTTTAGTCAAGTCTTTCTACTCGATTTAGTTCCGCGTctagacataaaaaaaaagaaatcaaggaataaatattttttgtgatttagagtttcaaatatatatttttataataataataataataataataataataataataataataataataatatttttatttgggtTATTATGCTAGTaaacttgcagtcactatgtgactaccgtgacttgtgaactataaataattaaaattttgctttattaaataatgacttttgttaaattgctctgtacttttttaactattgatgtttttgaagatataagctcatcccgatgttatactcatcaagagctttcatttgagtacccacatgcattttgatatattgttcatatatacatatatataatatatataaatatatgaaaaattgatgtgggtactcaaatgaaaggtctcgatgagagtaatgtcggggtgaacttatacctttaaaaatgtcaatagttcacaagatacaaggtcgtttcttaattatgttaaattgcactgtactttcttaactattaatattttcaaagatataacctcatcccgatgttatactcatcaagagctttcatttgagtacctacatgcatttttatatatttttcatatatacatgtatataatatatataaatatatgaaaaattgatgtgggtactcaaatgaaaggtcttgatgagtgtaatgtcggcgTGAGCTAATATcactaaaaatgtcaatagttcacaagatacaaggttgtttcttaattatgttaaattgcactgtactttcttaactattaatattttcaaagatataacctcatcccgatgttatactcatcaagagctttcatttgagtacccacatgcattttgatatatttttcatatatacatatatataatatgtagaaatatatgaaaaattgatgtgggtactcaaatgaaaggtcttgatgagtgtaatgtcggcgTGAGCTAATATcactaaaaatgtcaatattttaaaagatacaaagtcatttcttaattatgtatctcgAGATAGAGAATAtttaaatgcagcctaaatacttatcatcataaattgactatcggtgagaatgatatgaaaccttgaaaaggcacaaaatCAAGTCAAgatctttgcaatgacactaattttttctaaaaaaaccgcttttatcatatgactatcctggacacaaaatttttcttattctttaaataatatagataacatagataataataataataataataataataataataataataataataataaaatgtaccGTGAATTTAACAGATGTAAATCAAGTcctttaatttataaagatttgCATTTTCCATCCCCAAGTTTCAGAGTAACGAAACTTAGTAACTCAACCCCTATTTTTGGTAGCAGAAGCACGGATTCTCTGGATGGCAGTAACTTCCTGCTCTGTGATCTTGAAGCGTCTGAGTTTCATTCCCTCTCCAGGCTCCGAAGTTGGCTAACAGCACTGTTGCACAATGTACCCGTGATTGCGAATCCGCTCGTTATCGTCAAAACTGTATCCGGTAGAGCGTAATATTCATCTTCAGTCTACTCGACAAGACAAGTATCTTCCGTCATGTCTATAtgactattaaatttataacagaTTAATTGACATCAGGTTTTCctatttactattatttccATACGCCATTAACGTCGATAtgattaattacatttttcataattcatgttttttttcttcagtacactatttttttcgatgaaattttttcaatgttataaacagttttttacataatataataagtttttaaataaaattataatttaaaatactttttgagtaaatttttgtgcaatttaattaaaataattttttataaactaaaaatagtatttataaaaattgagttagccgacatttcaaaatttttataatttttttttttattaaaacaaaaattcacttgtaaaaaatttaaaaaactataagtgcaatttttaaaaaatatttttttgttttaatttaatgaattaataaaaaaataaaaaaaaaaaatgttagctaattttaatattattacaaaattaacaacaaaatttttaattataattaaaaatactcaatgagtaaattttagtgcaatgtaattaaaaaaattttttataaactaaaaatagtaaaatttataaaaattaagttagtcgacatttaaaaatttttataatcttttttttttttttattgataaaattattaaaaaaaaaatttcacttgtaaaaaacttaaaaaactgtaagtacaatttttaaaaaatatttttttactgtaattcaattaattaataaaaaattaaaaatgttagctAATTTtggtattattaaaaaatttgcaactGGAATAATTTGCTTAACAAAAATTGtcgaatcaaaaaaattaaatatttaataaattatcagcctatttaaataattccagTCATCGTACAAGAATGTATGcctctaaaaattaatatccaatattattttttattttattataaatataactcTTGATATAAGTGGTGACTGTATAAAGtgtataacaataaaaattcacaggtaaagaaaaaataaacgcCTGAGAACCTGATCTGTTTTCACAGTCAATCTACATTTATAcgtttatacatatatataaaattttttttttttattttatattgtataGATGTTATAATATAACGTATCCAAGATGAATAAAATTCTAGCACTACACCCAGTCACTACATAATATCTTagaccattttttatataaacacCTTCGCATCCTATCTCTTATTGCCGCATCTCTGCAGCTCCTCTATCTTATTTTTCTACATATTATATTCTAAAGAATCTTCCGctcatttatcatttaatcTATTGGACAAGCTTGGGAACACATTCGCGGCGATTCGAGAGGGAAGAATCTTCAATTGTATTGTAACTTGTAACACATCATCATTCAATCaaccaattaatttatttttttaacccactgactttttatcaaaattatatattcatatgtttattattaatgtatcCATTATTTATCGTACGAGTACAATGATTCTCTCAAAATCTTTCTCCTGAATATgaacaagtatttttaatcGCAACTTTTTAGTTAAacatgattataatttttcaagagcttcatttttaaatatgtactTGTACAACTatacggaaagaacaagatacCACTGGACATCATCCCAGATGATActgagcgaaaaaaatttcagatagtatctagtataatccagattacaatgagtataatctagattataatgagtataatccagatatcacacagtacaatctggattttttttagctattatctgaatttttttttcaccacagatatcactaagtacaatctgggatgatatccagtgtcatcttgttctttccgtgtatataaaaaaaaaaagaagataaaaaaataattatagtaacttaatgattaatttttttttgtactatttttttcttctaaatttCAGTGCAGCCGTAATAGACACATGAATCCGTTCATCAGAAATTGGTTTTGATTCACCgaaaatctttttaattacctctgtaaataataaagtcattatttataatcattaattaattaatttaaaaaaaaaaaataccttcaATACACTCATAAAAAAGCGTGTCaataaaagctttttttttaatcgttgaaattttggtaTTGTAACGCATGGTGACATTTTTTGTCAAGTAATGCCGGATCATTTTCTCAACATTTCGTGACAagcttgaatttttatttaccatGTGTGATAAATCATTGATCTGaaacagaaaataaaatttttttttttattaaaataaaaagattttttaataattaaaataaaataattttttgacaattaaaacaaaatgatttcttaataattgaattaaaataattttttgacaattaaaataaaatgatttcttaataattcaattaaaatgactttttagtaattaaaataaaataattttttaataattaaaaatacgtaCTACTCGATTGCGATATCCATATTTAGCAATCTTAGCATTGAATATACAAAAATCATATTCTGTTTGCAAAGGAAATCTCAATCTGACAGAAGTATCAAACActtcaattgaatttttctcttttttcttGGATTCAGATTCAGTCTCTGAACTAGAATCTGAATCTGATTTAGATGAAGAGCTAGATCCAGAGTCCGAAGACTCTGAATCTTTTATGATAACAACATTTTCGACGTCTTTGATGTCTTTATTTTTGGTTAAACTCCCTCGTGTTTTCAAAACTTCCTCATTAAGGAATGTTTCTTCAGGTTTTTCAGCGAGTGTTCCCACATTTTTAACCAAAGACTCCAGAGTAGATAACCGTGAAGTTGCATCTTCAATTTGATCACTCAGATTTGTAATTTGCTTACTCAAACTACGGTAAGAAGCtaggactaaatttttaatatcctctgcaataaaaaaatagtttagtaaattttaagtctttttatttttttaataaaaaaattcctaaaaatcgtcaaatgtttaattaaatcttcataattttcataaactagcaaccttgcagtcactatgtggcTACCGTGATTTGTGGactatgaatgaataaaattttgctttattaaattaatgacttttgttaaattgcactgtacttttttaactattgacgttttcaaagatataagctcatcacgaagttacactcatcaagagctttcatttgagtacccacatgcattttgatatattgttcatatatacatatatataatatatataaatatatgaaaaattgatgtgggtacttaaatgaaaggtctcgatgagtgtaatgtcggggtgagcttatatctttaaaaatatcattagttgacaagatacaatttcattccttaattattgacattttttaagatataagctcatcccgatgttacactcatcgagaccttttatttgagtacctacatggcattttttatatattttatatatatggtatttgggaaatatataaatatatgaaaaattgatgtgggtactcaaattaaaggtctcgatgaatgtaacatcgagatgagcttatatctttaaaaatatcattagttgactaGATACAATTtcattccttaattattgacatttttgaagatataagctcatctcgatgttacattcatcgagacctttcatttgattacccacatgacattttttatatattttatatatatggtattcgtgaaatatataaatatataaaatatatgaaaaattgatgtgggtactcaaatgaaaggtcttgatgagtgtaatatcgagatgagcttatatctttaaaaatgtcaatagttcacaagatacaaggtaatttcttaattatgtatctagagatagagtatttt
Coding sequences within it:
- the LOC123258811 gene encoding dentin sialophosphoprotein-like is translated as MPSKKLDNRVHKRLVLQVQKYREAQKQATRKSDDSSKSSDSSDHGYSDHEEDQNRSHESVSSKKNQNDSGSVGICDKVTTEDIKNLVLASYRSLSKQITNLSDQIEDATSRLSTLESLVKNVGTLAEKPEETFLNEEVLKTRGSLTKNKDIKDVENVVIIKDSESSDSGSSSSSKSDSDSSSETESESKKKEKNSIEVFDTSVRLRFPLQTEYDFCIFNAKIAKYGYRNRVINDLSHMVNKNSSLSRNVEKMIRHYLTKNVTMRYNTKISTIKKKAFIDTLFYECIEEVIKKIFGESKPISDERIHVSITAALKFRRKK